From the genome of Pseudonocardia sp. EC080619-01:
CCGGGCGCGCAGCCCGCCGAGCTGCTCGCGGACCTCGTCCTGCTCGGCGCCGAGCTCGGTCTCGTGCGTCTCGGCCCGGTCGAGCGCCTCCGCCAGCGCCCCCGGCTCGGTGTCGGGCGCCGACGCGACGAGCTCGCCGGCGTCGAGGTCCGGCGCCGCGGCCGCGAGGAGCCGGGACTGCTCGGCGATCCGGGCGTCGAGATCGGCGACCACGCCACCCCGCTCCGCCGCGGCCTCCAGCCCACCGGGCTCCATCGCCTCGGTCAGCGCCAGCTCGACGGCCAGCCGGTCCAGGATCGCCCCGGCCGTCGCCACCGCGCGGGCAGCGCGGGCGGCGGCGTCCTCGGCGGCGACGATGCCGTCGTCGAGGTGCCCGGCCGACACCGCGCCCTTGGTGACCTCGCGGACCCGGTCGGCCAGCTCGCCGAGGCGGTCCTCCGGGGCGGTCCCGGTCGGCGCCTTCTCCAGGTGCCGCTCGACGAGTGCGGTGACGGCGCGGCGGTGCGCGTTCACGGCGCGTTCGAGGCGGCGGGCCTCGGCGTCGTCCTGGCGGGCCAGCGCACCGGCCTGCTGGGCGTCGGCGACGGTGTCGCGGCGGGTGCCCCAGCCGGACGGCTCCAGATCGGTCGGCAGGCCCGCGCCCCGCAGGGCGAACCGCCACCGCTGGCCGGCCAGCTCCCGCTCGTGTCGTGCGGCGTCGGCGGCACCGCCCGCCCGCTCGGCGTCACTGCGCAGCCGGTGGAGCAGGACCAGCCGGTCGCGGGCGTGCCCGGCCTCGGTGGCGAGGTCCTCCGCCGCGAGCAGGAGCACGTCCAGCGGGGCCCCGTCACGCGGGCGCCCGGCGGCGGCGAGGGCAGCGCCCAGGGCGCGCTGCTGCTCGTCGGCCTGGTCGCGCAGCCGGGCGAGGCGCTCGTCGGCCCGGGCCACCTCGTCCTGCGCGCGGGCCGCGTCGCCGAGCGCGGAGAGCACGGAGTCGGCGTCGTCCGGGTCGGGCACGGCGACCCCGTGCGAGCGCCACAGCGTGGACCAGGCGTTGCCCGCCGCACCGGTGCGCTCGCGGGCCTCGGCGACGCCGGACCCCGCCGCCTCGGAACCGGTGGTCGCGGACTCCAGTTCGGCCTCGCGGTGCGCGAGCTCGGCGACCCGGTCCGCGGAGGCGATCATGTCGTCGGCGACCCGGTCGGCCGCGGCGACCGCGGCCGTCACCCGGCCCGCGGCGGTCGCGGTGCCGTCGGGCCCGGCCTCCAGGAGCGCGGCGACGGCGGCGTCGCGCTCGGTCCGTGCCGCGGCGAGCGCGTCCGGCCCGACCGGCCTGCCGCGGGCGGCGACACCGTCGCGGGCCGACCGGGCCCGGTGCGCGCGGTCGTCGGCCTCGGCGGCCGCGCGTTCGGCGGCCCGCAGGTCCTGCTCGGCGGCCCGCAGCGCGGTCCGGGCGGACCGGACCTCGCGCACCGGCGGCGCCAGCACCGTGGGTCCGGCGGTGCCGGCCGCGCCGCCGGTGGCCGGGCCCCGGTGTCCGGCCGCGGCCAGCGCCTCGGAGCGGCGGGCGACGGCGGCGTCGCGCTCGACCACGGCGGCCCGGCACAGTGCCGCCGCCGAGCCCTCGGCCTCGATGGCCCGGCGGACCTCGGCGACGCGGCCGACCTGCTCGGCGTCCAGCCCGCCCGGGACGTCCGCGGCCTCCCGCACCTCGGCCAGCGCCTCGGTGTGCAGGCGTTCGGCCCGCTCCGCCTCGACGGCGGCCTCGTGCAGGCGTGCGGCGATGGCGTCGAGGTCACGGGCCCGGTCCGCGGGCAGGTGGACGGCGGCCAGCCGCTCGTCGGCACTGCGGCCGTCCTCCGCGACGAGACCCGCCAGTGCCGACTCGGCCCGGCGGTGGGCCTCGGCGGCGTCGGACCGCAGCCGGTCGGCGCGGTCGGCGTCGGCCCGGCGGGCCTGCGCGGCCGACTCGAGCTCCCGGATGCGGGTGGCGTCGGCGAGCAGGTCCTCGTCGAGGTCGAGCTCGGCGCGGCGGGACCGCAACCCGTCGGCGCGCTCCCGGTGCTCGTCGCGTTCCTGCTCGGCCGCGGCGCGGTCCTCGGAGGCCCGGGTGTACTCGGCCAGCGAGTCGGCATCGAGCGCCGCACCGGTCGAGCACAGCGTCGTGCGTTCGGCCCGCAGCGCGGCCAGCTCACGGGCCGGGTCCTGGGCGCGGACGGCCTGGCGGGCGCGGTCGGCGGCGTCGGCCGCCGAGCGGCGGGTGCGGCCCAGCTCGGCGGCCCGGCGCTCCAGCCTGCCGATCTCGTCGGCCAGTGCGGTGACCTCGCCGGCCCGCGACGTCCGGTCGGCGGCGGCCTGCTCGGTCTCGGTGAACCGGGCGAACGCGGTGCGCACGGCGACCGACCGGCTCCCACGGTGCTCCTTGTAGAGCGCGTCGGCCTCGGCGTCGAGCGCGGCGATCAGCGCACGGGCGTCGCGGCCGCTGCGGGCGGTGAACACCAGCTCGGCGAGGTCACCGCCCCCGGCGCAGAGCTTGCGCCCGCCCGCGCGGAGCTGCTCGTGGCCGAGGCCGAAACCCTCCCGCCACCGCCTGCGGGCCTCCGCCCCGCCCTCGCCCCACGGGGCGTCGACGGCCACGTCGTCGTCGGCGTGCAGGCCGCGGGTGGTGCGGCGCAGCGTCCGTTCCCCGCCGGGGCCCTCGACGCACGCCGCGACGGCGAGCCGGGCCGGGCTGAACGCGTACGCGTGCTTCGCCGGCCGGGGCATCCCCCACAGCAGGTCGGACAGCGCGTCGAGCAGGGTGGTCTTGCCGGCCTCGTTCGGCCCGGACACGATCGTCAGGCCGGGACCGAGCTCCAGGTCCCGGCCCTCGTAGGCGCCGTAGCGCTCGAGCACCAGGCTGCGCAGGCGGGCCGTCACGACGACTCCCCCGCCATCCGGGCCAGCAGCTGCTGCTCGGCCTGGCGGGCCAGCGCGGCCAGCCGCTCGTCGTCGCGCAGGTCGAGCAGGCCCGCCTCGCGCAGCCGGCGCCCGACCTCCCGTTCCAGCGGCGCGGCCAGCTCTCGGATGCGGCCGGGCTCACCGGCCAGCTCCGCGGCGGCCGAGGAGACCGCCGCGGTCAGCTCCGGGTCGACGGTCAGCGCCTCCGCGGTCGGCCGGGTCCGGTTCCGGATCTTCTCGAGCACCGCGCCCGCGCTCTCCGCGGCCAGCTCCAGCTCCGTACGGACGCGCTCGGTGTCGGTGAGCCCGGCCGCGGCCGGCCCGGCCCCGGACAGCGTGACCTGTGCGACGACGGCCCGCGGCACCGCCTGGACGCACCGCTCCCGGATCGCCGCGCCGACGGCGTCGAACACCTCGTCGGCGTCGGCGAGGCCGGCGATGTCGACCTCCACCAGCTCCCAGCGCGCCACGTCGAGCACCAGCGGGGTGGGCGCGGCCCAGCGCCCCGGTGCGGCGTCGACGAGCAGCGCGCCCTTCGGCCCGCGCTCCTGCGGATGCCTGCCCTGCAGGTTCCCGGAGAACCAGGCCTGGTGCGGCCCGTCGCAGACCGGCCGCTGCTCGTGCACGTGGCCGAGGGCGAAGTACTCGTAGCCGCAGCCGGACAGGTCCTCCGGACGGCAGGGGGCGTAGGTGTCGTGCCGGTCGTCGCCCTGCACCGAGGTGTGCAGCATCCCGACGTTGACCAGGCCGGGGATCCGGTCGGGGTAGGCGGGCACCAGGTTCTCCAGCACCGCCCGCCGCGCGAAGCCCTGGCCGTGCACGGCCAGCCCGAGATCGTCGAGCACGACGCTCTCCGGGGCGTCGACCGAGAGCCGGTGGGTGTTCGGCGGCAGCCGGAGCGAGCGGGTGATCTCCGACTCGGCGTCGTGGTTGCCATTGATCAGGAAGACGGGAATGCCCTCGTCGTGCAGCCGGGACAGCTGGCGGACGAAGAAGGCACCGGTCGCGTAGTCCTTCCAGTCGCCGTCGTAGACGTCGCCGGCGAGGAGCAGCGCGTCGGCCTGCTCGTCGACGACGGCGTCGACCAGGTTCTCGCAGGCGCGCCGGGTCGCCGACCGCAGCGTGGCGGCCAGCTCGGAGTCGCCGAGCCGGGACAGCCCGCGCAGCGGGCTGTCCAGGTGCAGGTCGGCGGCATGCACCAGGCGCAAGGCAGGAACTCCGTGGGTCGGACGGCCGGGAAGTGCCCGAGTCTAGGAGCTGGCACCGACAGTGACCGCGAGGCGACCCGGCGCGTCGGTTGCCCGCCACGAAATCCCTGGTCAGGTGGGGTAGCCCACAGCGGCGCCGGTCACGTTCCGGTGTCCCGGGGCAGGCCCCCGGGGAGAGCATGAGGTCCCGATCCAGACACCTCGTGCGAGGTCCTCGAACGATGATCCTGCTCTGCGAACGCTGCTACGCCCCGGTCGACCCCGCGACCGAGCGCTACTACCGGCTGTCCCACATCGACCACGCCGACGCCGCGGGCGACGTCGTCTGGCGCGACGCGGTCGTCCACACCGACGCCTGCGCCGCGGCCGGAACGGTCACCGCGGCCGGACGGCAGGGCCGCGCCGCATGACCCGCGACCTGCTCTGCGAGCGCTGCTGGAACCCGATCGACCGCACCAGCGAGCCGATCCGGTTCCGCACCCACGGCGGGGTCACCGCGGCCGGGACCCCGGTCCGCTCCCACGTGCACGCGCTGCCGTGCGCGCTCCCCGACACCGGCGA
Proteins encoded in this window:
- a CDS encoding AAA family ATPase; translated protein: MTARLRSLVLERYGAYEGRDLELGPGLTIVSGPNEAGKTTLLDALSDLLWGMPRPAKHAYAFSPARLAVAACVEGPGGERTLRRTTRGLHADDDVAVDAPWGEGGAEARRRWREGFGLGHEQLRAGGRKLCAGGGDLAELVFTARSGRDARALIAALDAEADALYKEHRGSRSVAVRTAFARFTETEQAAADRTSRAGEVTALADEIGRLERRAAELGRTRRSAADAADRARQAVRAQDPARELAALRAERTTLCSTGAALDADSLAEYTRASEDRAAAEQERDEHRERADGLRSRRAELDLDEDLLADATRIRELESAAQARRADADRADRLRSDAAEAHRRAESALAGLVAEDGRSADERLAAVHLPADRARDLDAIAARLHEAAVEAERAERLHTEALAEVREAADVPGGLDAEQVGRVAEVRRAIEAEGSAAALCRAAVVERDAAVARRSEALAAAGHRGPATGGAAGTAGPTVLAPPVREVRSARTALRAAEQDLRAAERAAAEADDRAHRARSARDGVAARGRPVGPDALAAARTERDAAVAALLEAGPDGTATAAGRVTAAVAAADRVADDMIASADRVAELAHREAELESATTGSEAAGSGVAEARERTGAAGNAWSTLWRSHGVAVPDPDDADSVLSALGDAARAQDEVARADERLARLRDQADEQQRALGAALAAAGRPRDGAPLDVLLLAAEDLATEAGHARDRLVLLHRLRSDAERAGGAADAARHERELAGQRWRFALRGAGLPTDLEPSGWGTRRDTVADAQQAGALARQDDAEARRLERAVNAHRRAVTALVERHLEKAPTGTAPEDRLGELADRVREVTKGAVSAGHLDDGIVAAEDAAARAARAVATAGAILDRLAVELALTEAMEPGGLEAAAERGGVVADLDARIAEQSRLLAAAAPDLDAGELVASAPDTEPGALAEALDRAETHETELGAEQDEVREQLGGLRARRRELEEAEGAAELHARAQSELAGVAEAAERYLVLHLQREILRRELEAYERSHASPLLVRAGALLEQLTSSRFVALRPPSEPGGGARTLVAVRGDGEELVPEKLSEGTADQVHLALRLAGIEQLQADRAAAGLPPVPVVLDDVLMTFDDERAHAAIRVLAELAGSQQVLLFTHHEHLVGLARSTGAGFAVAELGPPARVDAVLDADAARATPLAG
- a CDS encoding DNA repair exonuclease; its protein translation is MHAADLHLDSPLRGLSRLGDSELAATLRSATRRACENLVDAVVDEQADALLLAGDVYDGDWKDYATGAFFVRQLSRLHDEGIPVFLINGNHDAESEITRSLRLPPNTHRLSVDAPESVVLDDLGLAVHGQGFARRAVLENLVPAYPDRIPGLVNVGMLHTSVQGDDRHDTYAPCRPEDLSGCGYEYFALGHVHEQRPVCDGPHQAWFSGNLQGRHPQERGPKGALLVDAAPGRWAAPTPLVLDVARWELVEVDIAGLADADEVFDAVGAAIRERCVQAVPRAVVAQVTLSGAGPAAAGLTDTERVRTELELAAESAGAVLEKIRNRTRPTAEALTVDPELTAAVSSAAAELAGEPGRIRELAAPLEREVGRRLREAGLLDLRDDERLAALARQAEQQLLARMAGESS